A portion of the Acidisoma sp. PAMC 29798 genome contains these proteins:
- a CDS encoding FAD binding domain-containing protein gives MDLVSIKDVRHPRSDNDIPPWRAGYGWLAGGTWLFSEPQWALDTLIDLEGLGWPALQISPEGLEIAATCPIALVDRFVAPPEWTAAPLFAFCCQSLLASFKVKYSATVGGNICMSLPAGALTSLAVALEATYTLWPRDGEPRVVPSASFITGNHANILAPGELMRSIHIPIAALTKRFACRHMSLTHLGRSAALIIGTRGVDEAGFLLTITAATPTPVQIHFAEMPTAEELRQAIMDRIDDEHGYFEDPHGRADYKRHLTRAFAEQIRVELSAPTEAAA, from the coding sequence ATCAAGGATGTCCGCCATCCCCGGTCGGATAACGACATTCCGCCCTGGCGCGCCGGCTATGGCTGGCTCGCCGGCGGGACCTGGTTGTTTTCCGAGCCGCAATGGGCGCTCGATACCTTGATCGATCTCGAAGGGCTCGGTTGGCCTGCGCTCCAAATTTCGCCTGAAGGGTTGGAGATCGCGGCGACCTGCCCGATCGCCTTGGTCGATCGCTTCGTCGCACCGCCCGAATGGACGGCTGCGCCGCTTTTCGCATTCTGCTGCCAGTCCCTTCTGGCGTCGTTCAAGGTTAAGTATTCAGCGACGGTCGGCGGCAATATCTGCATGTCTTTGCCCGCTGGCGCGTTGACATCGCTCGCCGTGGCGCTGGAGGCGACCTATACGCTGTGGCCACGGGACGGCGAGCCGCGTGTCGTGCCATCGGCCAGCTTTATCACGGGCAACCACGCCAATATCCTGGCCCCGGGGGAGCTGATGCGTAGCATCCACATTCCCATCGCGGCGCTGACGAAGCGGTTCGCCTGTCGCCATATGTCGCTGACCCATCTCGGCCGCTCCGCCGCACTGATCATCGGCACACGCGGCGTGGATGAGGCGGGCTTCCTGCTGACCATCACGGCGGCGACGCCCACGCCGGTGCAGATCCATTTTGCGGAGATGCCGACTGCCGAGGAACTGCGGCAGGCGATCATGGACAGGATCGACGACGAACACGGGTATTTCGAAGATCCCCATGGGCGCGCGGACTACAAGCGGCACCTCACCCGCGCCTTCGCCGAGCAGATCAGGGTCGAACTCTCAGCCCCGACGGAAGCCGCCGCATGA
- a CDS encoding molybdopterin-dependent oxidoreductase, with product MNAITPVPKSILIDGETVTAEPGPGQCLRTFLRDQGAFGVKKGCDQGDCGACTVWLDGHPVHSCITPAGRAMGHAVTTIRGLAPPGELHPVQQAFLNAQAYQCGFCTAGMIMTVATFDDAQRADLPRNLKGNLCRCTGYRSIDDAIHGLTEVETDTAGKACGTNLPNPFGPGIVTGHAHYTMDIAPPEGLVHLKVLRSPHPHARITAIGRDKALAIPGVVAVFTWEDVPQRLFSTATHEDHLVDPDDTKVLDNVVRFVGQRIAAVVAETVAAAEEGCRALDVSYEILPAVFDPEEAMAPGAPQIHAEPGAERDNVFADIHGEVGSVAKGFAEADIIHEKTYSTSRVQHSHLETHGSIAWTGEDGRMHVRTSTQAPFIAKQKLCHIFDLKPMKLHVFTERVGGGFGGKQEMLSEDLCVLATMKLGRPVKWEFTREEQFIGASTRHQMTTHVKLGAKSDGKLTAIEIRVVSNTGAYGGHGSETLGASLGSPMSAYVCANKKAQGFAVYTNMVPAGGFRGYGASQSTFAIECAIDDLGRSLGIDPFTIRRRNMIGPNDWIQSVWEETADVGFGSYGLDQCMDLVEAALAEDGGLPMPAGADWAEGTGVALAMLDCGPPTEHRSGALMGLKGDGTYHLAVGSTEMGNGSVTSHRQIAASVLGARAGSIAIINADTDRTPYDTGTFASTGTVVAGQAVNLAAVALRDNILSFAARHTGTDREAWGLEADVAVAGNHRIPLTELHAAGRAVGHRFEAMRKAYLSPRTTAFNVQGFRLAVNRVTAEIRILRSVHAADIGTPINPMQCRGQIDGAIAMGLGWALTEQMLYDDHGTMTNPALRNYRIPAFSDTPRTEVMFAKTHDTIGPLGAKSQGECAINPVAPAISNALAAATGVRLAHLPFLADRIYKDLQTA from the coding sequence ATGAACGCCATCACGCCCGTCCCGAAGTCCATCCTGATCGATGGTGAGACGGTCACGGCCGAGCCGGGTCCGGGTCAGTGCCTGCGCACCTTCCTGCGCGACCAGGGCGCCTTCGGGGTCAAGAAAGGGTGCGACCAAGGCGATTGCGGCGCCTGCACCGTCTGGCTCGACGGACATCCAGTTCATTCCTGCATCACCCCGGCCGGGCGCGCGATGGGACATGCGGTCACCACCATTCGCGGCCTCGCCCCGCCGGGCGAGTTGCATCCCGTGCAGCAAGCCTTCCTGAACGCGCAGGCCTATCAATGCGGTTTCTGTACCGCCGGCATGATCATGACGGTGGCGACGTTCGATGATGCGCAGCGCGCTGATCTGCCGCGGAACCTCAAGGGCAATCTCTGTCGCTGCACCGGCTACCGGTCGATCGACGATGCGATTCATGGCCTGACTGAAGTTGAGACGGACACGGCCGGCAAGGCCTGCGGCACCAATTTGCCCAATCCCTTCGGACCCGGAATCGTCACCGGCCACGCCCATTACACGATGGATATCGCCCCGCCCGAGGGGCTGGTGCATTTGAAGGTTCTGCGGTCACCGCATCCGCATGCGCGGATCACCGCCATCGGTCGCGACAAGGCCTTGGCGATACCCGGCGTGGTGGCAGTATTTACCTGGGAAGATGTGCCGCAACGCTTGTTCAGCACGGCAACGCATGAGGATCATCTGGTCGATCCCGACGACACCAAGGTCTTGGACAATGTCGTGCGTTTCGTCGGGCAGCGGATCGCGGCCGTGGTGGCTGAAACGGTCGCGGCGGCCGAGGAAGGTTGCCGCGCGCTGGATGTGAGTTACGAGATCCTGCCGGCAGTCTTCGATCCCGAGGAGGCGATGGCGCCGGGCGCCCCGCAGATTCATGCCGAGCCAGGCGCGGAGCGCGACAATGTCTTCGCCGATATCCATGGCGAAGTCGGCAGCGTGGCAAAGGGCTTTGCCGAAGCGGACATCATTCACGAAAAAACCTATTCGACATCGCGGGTACAGCATTCGCATCTGGAAACGCATGGGTCCATCGCATGGACCGGCGAGGATGGCCGGATGCATGTGCGCACGAGCACCCAGGCGCCGTTCATCGCCAAACAGAAGCTGTGCCATATCTTCGACTTGAAGCCGATGAAACTGCATGTCTTTACCGAGCGTGTCGGTGGTGGCTTCGGCGGTAAGCAGGAAATGCTGTCCGAGGATCTGTGCGTTCTCGCGACCATGAAGCTCGGTCGGCCGGTGAAGTGGGAGTTTACGCGCGAGGAGCAGTTCATCGGCGCCAGCACGCGCCATCAGATGACGACGCATGTGAAACTCGGCGCCAAGAGCGACGGCAAGCTGACCGCGATCGAGATCCGCGTCGTCTCCAACACCGGCGCCTATGGCGGCCATGGCAGCGAAACCCTGGGGGCATCCCTGGGCAGCCCGATGAGCGCCTATGTCTGCGCCAACAAGAAGGCCCAGGGCTTTGCGGTCTATACCAACATGGTCCCGGCCGGTGGCTTTCGCGGCTATGGCGCGTCCCAGAGCACCTTCGCCATCGAATGCGCAATCGACGATCTCGGCCGTAGCCTCGGCATCGACCCCTTTACGATCCGGCGCCGTAACATGATCGGACCCAATGACTGGATCCAATCGGTGTGGGAGGAAACGGCGGATGTCGGCTTCGGCAGCTACGGGCTCGACCAATGCATGGATCTTGTCGAGGCGGCGCTCGCGGAAGACGGCGGTTTGCCGATGCCGGCTGGCGCGGATTGGGCCGAGGGCACTGGCGTCGCGCTTGCCATGCTCGATTGCGGACCGCCGACGGAGCATCGCTCAGGCGCCTTGATGGGCCTCAAAGGCGACGGCACCTATCATCTCGCGGTCGGATCGACCGAGATGGGCAATGGCTCCGTCACCTCGCACCGGCAGATTGCGGCGTCGGTGCTGGGGGCGCGTGCCGGGTCCATCGCCATCATCAATGCCGATACCGATCGCACGCCCTACGATACGGGAACCTTCGCGAGTACCGGCACTGTGGTGGCCGGTCAGGCCGTCAATCTGGCGGCCGTGGCGCTGCGGGACAATATCCTGAGTTTCGCGGCCCGGCATACGGGCACGGACCGCGAGGCCTGGGGCCTTGAAGCCGATGTCGCGGTGGCCGGCAACCACCGGATTCCTCTCACCGAGTTGCATGCCGCTGGCCGAGCTGTCGGCCATCGGTTCGAGGCGATGCGCAAAGCCTATCTGTCCCCACGCACGACCGCATTCAACGTGCAGGGCTTCCGCCTTGCGGTGAACCGGGTCACGGCGGAGATTCGAATCCTGCGCAGCGTTCATGCTGCGGATATCGGCACGCCGATCAATCCGATGCAGTGTCGGGGCCAAATCGACGGGGCCATCGCGATGGGCCTCGGCTGGGCGCTGACCGAGCAGATGCTGTATGACGATCATGGAACGATGACCAATCCAGCGTTGCGCAACTACCGGATTCCCGCCTTCTCCGACACGCCGCGCACCGAGGTGATGTTCGCCAAGACGCATGACACGATCGGGCCGCTGGGCGCCAAATCCCAGGGTGAATGCGCGATCAACCCCGTGGCGCCGGCCATTTCCAACGCCTTGGCGGCGGCGACCGGGGTGCGCTTGGCGCATCTGCCCTTCTTGGCAGATCGCATCTACAAAGATTTGCAGACCGCATGA
- a CDS encoding 4-hydroxyproline epimerase — MTAATAFHTFQCIDGHTCGNPVRLVSGGGPLLRGTSMSERRQDFMAHHDWVRRALMFEPRGHDVMSGSILYPPTREDCDIGILFIEVSGCLPMCGHGTIGTVTMAIENGLVTPREEGRLVLDAPAGRVVAEYRRDGRFVDSVRIHNVPSYLAAEGVRIDVPGLGALVVDVAYGGNFYAIIDPQRNFAGVETLSVGEIQRLSPIVRQLMQEAVTVVHPEDPTINGVSHVQWTGAPRDKRAHGRNAVFYGDKAIDRSPCGTGTSARMAQLAAKGRLKVGDEFIHESIIGSLFEGRVESAVTVGNQSGIRPSIAGWARMHGYNTIFVDPRDPFAHGFQVI; from the coding sequence ATGACGGCAGCGACGGCCTTCCATACCTTTCAGTGCATTGACGGCCATACCTGCGGCAATCCGGTCCGGTTGGTTTCGGGCGGCGGCCCCTTGCTGCGCGGAACCAGCATGAGCGAGCGGCGGCAGGACTTTATGGCGCATCATGACTGGGTGCGCCGTGCGCTGATGTTCGAGCCGCGCGGACATGACGTGATGAGTGGCTCCATCCTCTATCCGCCGACGCGCGAGGACTGCGACATCGGGATTCTGTTCATCGAGGTGTCAGGCTGCCTGCCGATGTGCGGGCATGGCACCATCGGCACGGTCACCATGGCGATCGAAAACGGGCTGGTAACGCCGCGAGAGGAGGGGCGCCTGGTTCTGGACGCCCCGGCCGGCCGGGTGGTGGCGGAATACCGGCGTGACGGTCGTTTCGTGGACAGCGTTCGCATCCATAACGTGCCGTCGTACCTCGCGGCAGAGGGCGTGCGGATCGACGTGCCTGGGCTGGGCGCGCTTGTGGTCGATGTCGCCTATGGCGGGAATTTCTACGCCATCATCGACCCGCAGCGGAATTTTGCGGGCGTCGAGACCTTATCGGTGGGCGAGATCCAGCGCCTCAGCCCCATCGTGCGCCAACTGATGCAGGAGGCTGTGACGGTGGTGCATCCCGAGGACCCGACCATCAACGGCGTCAGCCATGTGCAATGGACCGGCGCGCCGCGCGATAAGCGCGCGCACGGGCGCAACGCGGTCTTTTACGGCGACAAGGCGATCGATCGGTCGCCCTGCGGCACCGGCACTTCGGCGCGCATGGCGCAGCTCGCGGCCAAGGGCCGGCTCAAGGTCGGGGATGAGTTCATCCACGAGAGCATCATCGGCAGCCTGTTCGAGGGCCGGGTCGAGAGCGCGGTGACGGTTGGCAATCAGAGCGGGATAAGGCCGAGCATCGCCGGCTGGGCGCGCATGCACGGCTACAACACCATCTTCGTCGATCCGCGCGATCCCTTCGCGCATGGGTTTCAGGTGATTTAG
- a CDS encoding DNA glycosylase AlkZ-like family protein has protein sequence MTLPLTIGTLRARALQASLFKPTTLADAVARLGFVQADPIRAPARAQDLILRQRVSGYRAGDLEQRFGKLGLEEDFLYAYGFMPPETMRLLHPRPDRTDPDKAYAPTGLAAEVLTLVRARATTHPKDLEAVFGRDRATNAWGGFSKATTQVLHELHYHGLLRVIRRQEGIRTYAAAPEPPEPLSADERIRRLILLVAGILAPISEVSLRGTLSLMRRGAPGLGPMGSAIHTLLASGALESGEIDRERYLWPAVTDVVATDDQPARVRFLAPFDPTVWDRRRFEHLWGWAYRFEAYTPAPLRQFGYYAMPMLWRDRVIGWANVSIADGTVKVEHGFVGPAPKGENFRRAFESEVARMERFLT, from the coding sequence ATGACGCTTCCCCTCACGATCGGCACACTCCGCGCGCGCGCGCTCCAAGCCTCGCTGTTCAAGCCAACGACCCTCGCCGATGCCGTCGCCAGGCTCGGCTTCGTCCAGGCGGACCCGATCCGCGCCCCTGCCCGCGCCCAGGATCTCATTCTGCGCCAGCGTGTCAGCGGCTATCGCGCCGGCGATCTGGAGCAACGCTTCGGCAAGCTCGGCCTGGAGGAAGACTTCCTCTATGCCTATGGCTTCATGCCGCCCGAGACGATGCGCCTGCTGCATCCGCGCCCTGATCGCACCGATCCGGACAAGGCCTATGCTCCGACCGGCCTCGCCGCCGAGGTTCTGACCCTCGTGCGGGCGCGCGCCACCACCCATCCGAAAGACCTCGAAGCCGTGTTCGGTCGTGATCGCGCGACCAATGCCTGGGGCGGGTTCTCCAAAGCGACAACGCAGGTGCTGCACGAGCTGCATTACCACGGCTTGCTGCGGGTCATTCGGCGGCAGGAGGGCATTCGCACCTATGCCGCCGCGCCCGAGCCGCCGGAGCCCCTGTCGGCGGACGAGCGCATCCGGCGCCTCATTCTGCTGGTGGCGGGCATCCTCGCCCCGATCTCGGAGGTCAGCCTGCGGGGAACGCTGTCCCTGATGCGCCGGGGCGCGCCGGGTCTCGGCCCTATGGGATCGGCGATCCACACCTTGCTCGCCTCCGGCGCATTGGAAAGCGGTGAGATCGACCGCGAACGCTATCTCTGGCCCGCTGTCACCGACGTCGTGGCGACCGACGATCAGCCCGCCCGCGTGCGCTTTCTGGCGCCCTTCGATCCCACTGTCTGGGACCGGCGCCGCTTCGAGCATCTCTGGGGTTGGGCCTATCGGTTCGAGGCCTATACGCCGGCGCCCCTGCGCCAGTTCGGCTATTACGCCATGCCAATGCTGTGGCGGGACCGCGTCATCGGCTGGGCCAATGTTTCGATTGCGGACGGGACAGTAAAGGTGGAGCACGGTTTCGTCGGCCCCGCCCCGAAGGGCGAGAATTTCCGCCGCGCCTTCGAGTCTGAAGTGGCGCGGATGGAACGATTTTTGACCTGA
- a CDS encoding class I SAM-dependent methyltransferase, protein MIHPKTVQTTAAVAAHYDDLDAFYREIWGDHVHHGYWVTGRETPPEAAVALIEFLADHLNLAPDLDVMDIGCGYGATARYLAQTRDVRMTGFTVSAAQAAYAATKPVPGVDIRVQDWLTNGLPDACFDRAYSIESSEHMPDKQRFFDEAFRTLRPGGLLGVYAWLSKTDPRPWEVRHLLEPICREGRLPSMGDEADYAAMAEHAGFEIQGQADISDRVRKTWWICLKRVAGKIVSDDRYRRFLLQRSAENRIFALTLVRLLVAYRTHSMRYCLLVYRKPAGAGEGNRTLLASLEG, encoded by the coding sequence ATGATCCATCCCAAGACTGTCCAGACCACCGCCGCCGTCGCGGCCCATTACGACGATCTCGACGCCTTCTATCGCGAGATCTGGGGCGACCATGTCCATCACGGCTATTGGGTGACCGGACGCGAGACACCGCCCGAGGCAGCGGTCGCGCTGATCGAATTCCTCGCCGATCATCTGAATCTGGCACCTGATCTGGATGTCATGGATATCGGCTGCGGCTATGGCGCGACGGCGCGCTATCTGGCGCAGACGCGGGACGTGCGCATGACCGGCTTCACCGTCTCGGCCGCCCAAGCCGCCTATGCCGCCACCAAACCTGTGCCGGGCGTGGATATTCGCGTGCAGGACTGGCTCACGAACGGCCTGCCCGACGCCTGCTTCGACCGCGCCTATTCGATCGAGAGTTCCGAGCATATGCCGGACAAGCAGCGCTTTTTCGATGAGGCCTTCCGCACCCTGCGGCCTGGCGGACTTCTCGGCGTCTATGCCTGGCTGTCCAAAACCGATCCGCGGCCATGGGAAGTGCGGCATTTGCTGGAGCCGATCTGTCGCGAGGGCAGGCTTCCGAGCATGGGGGACGAAGCTGATTACGCCGCGATGGCCGAGCATGCGGGATTCGAGATTCAGGGCCAGGCCGATATCAGCGACCGGGTCCGCAAGACCTGGTGGATCTGCCTGAAGCGGGTCGCCGGGAAGATCGTGAGCGACGACCGCTATCGGCGGTTTCTGTTGCAGCGCTCGGCCGAGAACCGCATTTTCGCGCTGACTCTAGTGAGGCTGTTGGTCGCTTACCGCACGCATTCGATGCGCTATTGCCTGTTGGTCTATCGCAAGCCGGCTGGAGCGGGCGAAGGGAATCGAACCCTCCTAGCTAGCTTGGAAGGCTAG
- a CDS encoding argininosuccinate synthase, whose translation MAAKSVKKVVLAYSGGLDTSVILRWLQTTYGCEVVTFTADLGQGEELEPARRKAEMMGVKQIFVDDLRETFVKDFVFPMFRANTLYEGQYLLGTSIARPLIAQRQIEIAEMVGADAVAHGATGKGNDQVRFELAYYALKPDVTVIAPWREWDLTSRTRLIEFAEQNQIPVTKDKRGEAPFSVDANLLHSSSEGKILEDPSIEADEIVYQRTIRPEDAPDTPTVISMDFAKGDAVAIDGEALSPATLLTRLNELGRANGIGRLDLVENRFVGMKSRGIYETPGGTILLAAHRGIESITLDREAAHLKDSLMPRYAEMIYNGFWFSPERRMLQALIDESQHSVTGRVRLKLYKGNVTVIGRESPHSLYSAKVVTFEDDQGAYNQVDAQGFIKLQALRLRLGAAVGRKGGSL comes from the coding sequence ATGGCCGCCAAATCCGTAAAGAAAGTCGTGCTCGCCTATTCCGGCGGCCTCGATACCAGCGTCATCCTCCGCTGGCTGCAAACCACCTATGGCTGCGAGGTCGTGACCTTCACGGCCGACCTTGGCCAGGGTGAGGAGTTGGAGCCCGCCCGCCGCAAGGCCGAGATGATGGGCGTGAAGCAGATCTTCGTAGACGATCTGCGGGAGACCTTCGTGAAGGACTTCGTCTTTCCGATGTTCCGCGCCAATACGCTGTATGAGGGGCAATATCTGCTCGGCACCTCCATTGCGCGGCCGCTCATCGCCCAGCGCCAGATCGAAATCGCCGAAATGGTCGGGGCCGACGCCGTGGCCCATGGCGCCACCGGCAAGGGCAATGACCAGGTCCGGTTCGAACTCGCCTATTACGCCCTCAAACCCGATGTGACGGTCATCGCGCCCTGGCGCGAATGGGACCTCACCAGCCGCACGCGGCTGATCGAATTCGCCGAGCAGAACCAGATCCCCGTGACCAAGGACAAGCGCGGCGAGGCGCCCTTCTCGGTGGACGCCAATCTTCTGCACTCCTCCTCCGAGGGCAAGATCCTGGAAGACCCTTCCATCGAAGCCGATGAAATCGTCTATCAGCGCACCATCCGGCCCGAGGATGCGCCGGACACCCCCACCGTCATCAGCATGGACTTCGCGAAGGGCGACGCCGTCGCGATCGATGGCGAAGCGCTGTCCCCCGCCACCCTGCTGACGCGGCTCAATGAACTTGGCCGCGCCAATGGCATCGGCCGGCTGGATCTGGTCGAGAATCGCTTCGTCGGCATGAAGTCGCGCGGCATCTATGAGACGCCGGGCGGGACCATTCTGCTCGCCGCCCATCGCGGTATCGAAAGCATCACGCTGGACCGCGAGGCCGCCCATCTCAAGGACAGCCTGATGCCGCGCTACGCCGAGATGATCTATAACGGCTTCTGGTTCAGCCCGGAGCGGCGGATGCTTCAGGCGCTGATCGATGAGAGCCAGCATTCCGTCACCGGTCGCGTGCGGCTGAAGCTCTATAAGGGCAATGTCACCGTCATCGGCCGCGAAAGCCCGCATAGCCTCTACTCGGCCAAGGTCGTCACCTTCGAGGACGATCAGGGCGCCTATAATCAGGTCGATGCCCAGGGCTTCATCAAGCTCCAAGCGCTGCGGCTGCGCCTCGGCGCTGCCGTCGGCCGCAAGGGCGGGAGCCTTTAA
- a CDS encoding DUF2125 domain-containing protein, whose amino-acid sequence MTKRRRIRRVLAGLILLLILVGAAWTGVWFIVAGRLADHLAAWEQQEKAQGWTITHGTPSRTGWPMAAGITLPDFSVTGGDDILPGGIAWNAEAVTLALDIRHPNDLFVGVTGREQIRVAQAAPIPFQATRLTGQVEILPGDTPGLVQTHATGVLAAFNGAALSVTDVNAALRADGSADAEHDALIVAATATGIGLPPSVTHALGSSVKTFAFDAAVTGPVPLAGAAPDPVAAANGWRDAGGSLTLRALHLDDAPLVLDAQGRFQLDATLKPTGDLAVHAVGLNASLDRMAAARDIPHSVAVAVKAMLGLLITPANTLSPEKAPLDATLSLRDGLISLGAIPLLRLPD is encoded by the coding sequence ATGACCAAAAGGCGACGCATCCGGCGGGTTCTGGCCGGGCTCATTCTGCTGCTGATCCTGGTCGGCGCGGCCTGGACCGGCGTGTGGTTCATCGTGGCCGGCAGGCTTGCCGACCATCTGGCGGCCTGGGAGCAACAGGAAAAGGCGCAGGGCTGGACCATCACGCATGGCACCCCCAGCCGCACCGGCTGGCCGATGGCGGCCGGCATCACCTTGCCCGATTTCTCCGTGACCGGCGGCGACGATATCCTGCCCGGCGGCATCGCCTGGAACGCTGAGGCGGTGACCCTGGCGCTCGATATCCGTCATCCCAATGATCTGTTCGTAGGCGTGACGGGGCGGGAGCAGATCCGCGTGGCCCAGGCCGCGCCGATTCCCTTTCAGGCGACGCGACTGACTGGGCAGGTGGAAATCCTGCCCGGCGATACGCCCGGCCTGGTCCAGACTCATGCCACCGGTGTTCTTGCCGCCTTCAATGGCGCGGCGCTTTCGGTGACAGACGTCAATGCCGCGCTGCGCGCCGATGGCAGTGCCGATGCCGAGCATGACGCGCTGATCGTGGCCGCCACGGCGACCGGTATCGGTCTGCCACCGAGCGTCACGCACGCCTTGGGCTCGTCGGTGAAGACCTTCGCCTTCGATGCGGCGGTGACGGGACCGGTGCCGCTGGCCGGGGCGGCGCCCGATCCTGTCGCCGCTGCGAATGGATGGCGCGATGCCGGCGGTAGCCTGACGCTGCGCGCGCTGCATCTTGATGACGCGCCCCTGGTACTCGACGCGCAGGGCCGCTTTCAACTCGATGCCACGCTGAAACCCACAGGCGATCTCGCTGTTCATGCGGTGGGCCTCAATGCGAGCCTGGACCGAATGGCCGCCGCGCGCGATATTCCCCACTCCGTCGCGGTGGCGGTCAAAGCCATGCTGGGCCTGCTGATCACACCCGCCAATACGCTTTCGCCTGAGAAGGCACCGCTTGACGCGACTCTCTCCCTGCGGGACGGCCTGATCAGCCTCGGCGCCATCCCGCTCCTGCGGCTTCCCGACTGA
- a CDS encoding Hsp33 family molecular chaperone HslO, which produces MTDSPAFVAPAFLDSGRPAVPDIVVPRGITPFYLPGRPVRGRLVRLGALADALLTRHENHPAVTRLAGKTLALTAALATALKFKGTFSIQAKGDGPVDLLLADCTDQGALRGYARADADRLQATLAFGEDPTDAALLGKGYLAFTVDQGPETERHQGIVSIDGETMTDMALHYFAISDQLQCDLHIACAQTPAGWRASALVLERIAPGGEGNLTATESEQDEAWSTAKTLASTITAAELLDDTLSPERLLYRLFHTEGVAADLARALGYGCRCSRAKLTGILEGFTPEELDEMSTGHDIVMTCEFCNVDFRFPRVDIRGQTADGSRETP; this is translated from the coding sequence ATGACCGATAGCCCCGCTTTCGTCGCCCCGGCCTTTCTCGATAGCGGCCGTCCGGCCGTGCCCGACATCGTTGTGCCGCGCGGGATCACGCCCTTCTACCTGCCCGGTCGCCCCGTGCGGGGCCGTTTGGTGCGCCTGGGCGCGCTCGCGGATGCGCTGCTGACGCGGCATGAGAATCATCCGGCCGTCACCCGCCTCGCCGGCAAGACCTTGGCGCTGACGGCGGCCCTCGCCACGGCGCTGAAGTTCAAGGGTACCTTCAGCATCCAAGCCAAAGGGGATGGCCCCGTCGATCTGCTGCTCGCGGACTGCACCGACCAGGGTGCGCTGCGCGGCTATGCCCGCGCCGATGCCGATCGGCTGCAGGCGACACTGGCCTTCGGCGAGGATCCGACCGATGCGGCGCTTTTGGGCAAGGGCTACCTCGCCTTCACAGTCGATCAGGGGCCTGAGACGGAGCGCCACCAGGGCATCGTCTCGATCGACGGTGAGACCATGACGGACATGGCGCTGCACTACTTCGCGATCAGCGACCAGTTGCAATGCGACCTGCATATCGCCTGCGCCCAAACGCCGGCGGGCTGGCGCGCCAGCGCGTTGGTGTTGGAGCGCATCGCGCCGGGCGGGGAAGGCAACCTCACGGCCACCGAGTCCGAGCAGGACGAAGCCTGGAGCACCGCCAAGACCTTGGCTTCGACCATCACGGCGGCTGAGCTTCTGGACGATACCCTGTCCCCCGAGCGGCTGCTGTATCGGCTGTTCCATACCGAGGGCGTGGCCGCCGACCTTGCCCGCGCGCTGGGCTATGGCTGTCGCTGCTCACGCGCCAAGCTCACCGGTATTCTCGAAGGATTCACGCCCGAGGAACTGGACGAGATGAGCACGGGACACGACATCGTCATGACCTGCGAGTTCTGCAACGTCGATTTCCGGTTCCCCCGCGTGGATATCCGGGGTCAGACGGCAGACGGTTCTCGCGAGACGCCCTAA